One Spiribacter halobius DNA segment encodes these proteins:
- the putP gene encoding sodium/proline symporter PutP, whose product MEFTLSGPTLVTFIVYLVAMLAIGVIFYRLTNNLSDYVLGGRQLGPGVAALSAGASDMSGWLLLGLPGAVYAGGMNQAWIAIGLTIGAYLNWQFVAKRLRIYTEVASDSITVPDYLENRFADASKALRVISALVILLFFAFYTSSGLVAGAKLFETSFGLNYQVALWVGGLVIISYTFLGGFLAVSWTDFFQGLMMFFTLVVVPIIVINVIGGWEDTVAAVAQQEAASYNNIMSGMTLFSIVSLMAWGLGYFGQPHIITRFMAIRSAGDVPTARLIGMTWMVVGLFGAIFAGYTGIAYFADNPLEDSEVVFMALSNELLNPWLAGVVIAAILAAVMSTIDSQLLVSSSAVAEDFYKALLRPEAGDLELVWVGRIAVAVIALIALLLAMNPDSTVLGLVAYAWGGFGAAFGPVIILSLFWRGMSRNGAIAGIIVGAATVVIWKQLSGGMFDMYEILPGFILCALTIVVVSKMAPPSGAVTEQFDRAARQWT is encoded by the coding sequence ATGGAATTCACGCTCAGCGGGCCGACGCTGGTCACCTTTATCGTCTATCTGGTCGCGATGCTCGCCATCGGCGTCATCTTCTACCGGCTCACCAATAACCTCTCCGATTACGTGCTCGGCGGCCGCCAGCTCGGCCCCGGCGTGGCCGCGCTCTCCGCCGGCGCCTCGGACATGAGCGGCTGGCTGCTGCTTGGCCTGCCCGGCGCGGTCTATGCCGGCGGCATGAACCAGGCCTGGATCGCCATCGGCCTGACCATCGGCGCCTACCTCAACTGGCAGTTCGTCGCCAAGCGCCTGCGCATCTACACCGAGGTGGCCAGCGACTCCATCACCGTGCCGGACTACCTGGAGAACCGCTTCGCCGACGCGAGCAAGGCGTTGCGCGTGATCTCGGCGCTGGTGATCCTGCTGTTCTTCGCCTTCTACACCTCCTCCGGGCTGGTGGCAGGCGCCAAGCTGTTCGAGACCAGCTTCGGGCTGAATTACCAGGTGGCGCTCTGGGTGGGCGGCCTGGTGATCATCTCCTACACCTTCCTCGGCGGCTTCCTGGCCGTATCCTGGACCGACTTCTTCCAGGGCCTGATGATGTTCTTCACCCTGGTGGTGGTGCCGATCATCGTGATCAACGTCATCGGCGGCTGGGAGGACACGGTGGCCGCGGTCGCCCAGCAGGAGGCGGCGAGCTACAACAACATCATGAGCGGGATGACGCTGTTCAGCATCGTCTCGCTGATGGCATGGGGCCTCGGGTATTTCGGCCAGCCGCACATCATCACGCGCTTCATGGCGATACGCAGCGCCGGAGACGTCCCCACCGCCCGCCTGATCGGCATGACGTGGATGGTGGTGGGCCTGTTCGGCGCCATCTTCGCCGGCTACACCGGTATCGCCTACTTTGCCGACAACCCGCTGGAGGACTCGGAGGTCGTCTTCATGGCGCTCTCCAACGAGCTGCTCAATCCGTGGCTGGCGGGCGTGGTCATCGCGGCGATCCTCGCGGCGGTGATGAGCACCATCGACTCGCAGCTGCTGGTCTCCTCCAGCGCGGTGGCGGAAGACTTCTACAAGGCTCTGCTGCGCCCGGAGGCCGGTGACCTGGAGCTGGTCTGGGTGGGACGCATCGCGGTGGCGGTGATCGCCCTGATCGCGCTGCTGCTCGCCATGAATCCGGACAGCACCGTGCTCGGTCTGGTGGCTTACGCCTGGGGCGGCTTCGGCGCAGCCTTCGGTCCGGTGATCATTCTCTCGCTGTTCTGGCGGGGCATGAGCCGCAACGGCGCCATCGCCGGCATCATCGTCGGCGCCGCCACGGTGGTGATCTGGAAACAGCTCTCCGGCGGGATGTTCGACATGTACGAGATCCTTCCGGGCTTCATCCTCTGCGCGCTCACGATCGTCGTGGTGAGCAAGATGGCGCCGCCGTCCGGGGCCGTCACCGAGCAGTTCGACCGCGCCGCGAGGCAGTGGACGTAA
- the putA gene encoding bifunctional proline dehydrogenase/L-glutamate gamma-semialdehyde dehydrogenase PutA, whose translation MQFDPPRLTEHPLYPTINAAYRCDETTHVRSLLQAAEIPADAKQRIAERARELVREVRRARVHTSGIDAFMHEYELSSQEGVVLMCLAEALLRIPDAETVDKLIEDKIGSSDWESHLGESESLFVNASTWALMLTGRILRPQDSPERNFRNTLHRLIRRSGEPVIRQAVRQAMRVMGRQFVMGRTIDEALKRARGAEQEGYRYSYDMLGEAARTDADARRYFHEYAGAIRAIAKVAGGRGPIDSPGISVKLSALHPRYELANRDRAFAELLPRLRELCVMAAEADIGLTVDAEEAGRLDLSLELIEAVSGDEQLRGWHGLGLAVQAYQKRAIHVLDWLADLAERHERRLMVRLVKGAYWDTEIKIAQEQGLEGYPVFTRKANTDVSYLACARKLLAHPERFYPQFATHNAHTLAYVLEVCGDNRDFEFQRLHGMGEALYEQITGRTGLGFPCRIYAPVGAHEDLLAYLVRRLLENGANSSFVNRIVDEKVPVDEIIADPIARVANYSSIPHPHIPLPVNLYGEARRNARGVDLTDTAHLRWLHEGMEAADRREWHAGPTVSGQVRSGDAKPVHSPADHGREVGRVTWATEEDVERALARASAAAADWDATPGERRAACLERYAELLEEEMPTLIALCCREAGKHIPDGVAEVREAVDFCRYYAAQSRREFNGPVTLPGPTGERNTLSLHGRGVFVCISPWNFPLAIFTGQVAAALVAGNAVIAKPAEQTSLIGQYAVQLMHRAGIPQEVLHLLPGDGPTVGGPLVRDPRVNGVAFTGSVPTARLINRQLAEREGPIIPFIAETGGQNAMIVDSSALLEQVTADVLKSSFQSAGQRCSALRVLYVQTDVADELLEMLTGAMAELRIGDPWRLSTDVTPVIDDDARRMLLEHCEHMQREAKLLYRCPDPEAAEAGTFVAPHAFELQSLKQLPEEKFGPILHVIRFRARDLDRVIDEINGTGFGLTFGIHSRIDRTVNHVVSRMKVGNAYANRNMIGAVVGVHPFGGEGLSGTGPKAGGPHYLYRFATERALSIDTTAAGGNASLMSLEDEAPEAPLMLPEPQRYAQ comes from the coding sequence ATGCAGTTCGACCCGCCCCGGCTCACCGAGCACCCGCTGTATCCCACCATCAATGCCGCCTACCGCTGTGACGAGACGACCCATGTCCGCAGTCTCCTGCAGGCGGCGGAGATCCCGGCGGACGCCAAGCAGCGCATCGCCGAGCGGGCCCGGGAGCTGGTACGCGAGGTCCGCCGGGCCCGCGTACACACGAGCGGCATCGACGCCTTCATGCACGAGTACGAGCTCTCCAGCCAGGAGGGTGTGGTCCTCATGTGCCTGGCCGAGGCACTGCTCCGGATCCCGGACGCGGAGACGGTGGACAAGCTGATCGAGGACAAGATCGGCTCCTCCGACTGGGAGAGCCACCTCGGCGAGAGCGAGTCGCTGTTCGTCAACGCCTCCACCTGGGCGCTGATGCTCACCGGGCGCATCCTGCGCCCGCAGGACAGCCCCGAGCGCAACTTCCGCAACACCCTGCACCGGCTGATCCGCCGCAGCGGCGAGCCGGTGATCCGGCAGGCCGTGCGCCAGGCGATGCGGGTCATGGGGCGGCAGTTCGTCATGGGGCGGACCATCGACGAGGCGCTGAAGCGTGCCCGCGGCGCCGAGCAGGAGGGCTACCGCTACTCCTACGACATGCTCGGCGAGGCGGCGCGCACGGACGCCGACGCCCGGCGCTACTTCCACGAGTACGCGGGCGCCATCCGCGCCATCGCCAAGGTTGCTGGCGGACGCGGCCCGATAGACTCCCCCGGCATATCGGTCAAGCTTTCGGCCCTGCACCCGCGCTACGAGCTGGCCAACCGTGACCGCGCCTTCGCCGAGCTGCTGCCGCGGCTGCGCGAGCTCTGCGTCATGGCGGCCGAGGCGGACATCGGCCTGACCGTGGATGCCGAGGAGGCTGGCCGGCTGGACCTCTCCCTGGAGCTGATCGAGGCCGTTTCCGGCGACGAGCAGCTACGCGGCTGGCACGGACTGGGACTCGCCGTGCAGGCCTACCAGAAGCGCGCCATCCACGTGCTCGACTGGCTCGCCGACCTGGCCGAGCGCCACGAGCGGCGGCTCATGGTGCGTCTGGTGAAGGGCGCCTACTGGGACACCGAGATCAAGATCGCCCAGGAGCAGGGGCTCGAGGGGTATCCGGTGTTCACCCGCAAGGCGAACACGGACGTCTCCTACCTCGCCTGCGCCAGGAAGCTGCTCGCCCATCCGGAGCGCTTCTACCCGCAGTTCGCCACCCACAATGCCCACACCCTGGCCTATGTGCTGGAGGTCTGCGGCGACAACCGCGACTTCGAGTTCCAGCGCCTGCACGGCATGGGCGAGGCTCTCTACGAGCAGATCACCGGCCGCACCGGGCTCGGCTTCCCCTGCCGCATCTACGCCCCGGTGGGCGCCCACGAGGACCTGCTGGCCTACCTGGTGCGCCGCCTGCTGGAGAACGGCGCCAACAGCTCGTTCGTCAACCGCATCGTCGACGAGAAGGTGCCGGTGGACGAGATCATCGCCGATCCCATTGCCCGGGTGGCGAACTACAGCAGCATCCCGCATCCGCATATCCCGCTGCCGGTGAACCTCTACGGCGAGGCGCGGCGCAACGCCCGCGGCGTCGACCTCACCGACACCGCCCACCTGCGCTGGCTGCACGAGGGCATGGAGGCGGCGGACCGGCGCGAATGGCACGCCGGCCCCACCGTCAGCGGCCAGGTTCGCAGCGGCGATGCCAAGCCGGTGCACTCTCCGGCGGACCATGGCCGCGAGGTCGGCCGCGTGACCTGGGCCACGGAGGAGGACGTCGAGCGCGCCCTGGCCCGCGCCAGTGCCGCCGCGGCGGACTGGGACGCCACCCCCGGTGAGCGGCGCGCGGCATGCCTCGAGCGCTACGCCGAGCTGCTCGAGGAGGAGATGCCGACGCTGATCGCCCTGTGCTGTCGCGAGGCCGGCAAGCACATCCCCGACGGCGTCGCCGAGGTGCGGGAGGCGGTCGACTTCTGCCGCTACTACGCCGCCCAGTCCCGGCGCGAGTTCAACGGCCCGGTCACCCTCCCCGGCCCCACGGGCGAGCGCAACACGCTGTCCCTGCACGGCCGCGGCGTGTTCGTCTGCATCAGCCCCTGGAACTTCCCGCTGGCGATCTTCACCGGCCAGGTGGCGGCGGCGCTGGTGGCCGGCAATGCCGTGATCGCCAAGCCCGCCGAGCAGACCAGCCTGATCGGGCAGTATGCCGTGCAGCTCATGCACCGCGCCGGCATCCCCCAGGAGGTGCTGCATCTGCTCCCGGGCGACGGGCCGACCGTGGGCGGGCCGCTGGTGCGCGACCCGCGCGTCAACGGCGTGGCCTTTACCGGCTCGGTGCCCACCGCCAGGCTCATCAACCGCCAGCTGGCGGAGCGCGAGGGCCCGATCATCCCCTTCATCGCCGAGACCGGCGGCCAGAACGCCATGATCGTGGATTCCTCGGCGCTGCTGGAGCAGGTCACGGCGGACGTGCTCAAGTCCAGCTTCCAGAGTGCCGGCCAGCGCTGCTCGGCCCTGCGCGTGCTCTACGTGCAGACCGACGTCGCCGACGAGCTGCTGGAGATGCTCACCGGCGCCATGGCGGAGCTGCGCATCGGCGATCCCTGGCGACTGTCCACCGACGTGACGCCGGTCATAGACGACGACGCCCGGCGGATGCTGCTGGAGCACTGCGAGCACATGCAGCGCGAGGCAAAGCTGCTGTATCGCTGCCCGGACCCCGAAGCCGCCGAGGCCGGCACCTTCGTGGCGCCCCACGCCTTTGAGCTGCAGAGCCTGAAGCAGCTGCCGGAGGAGAAGTTCGGCCCCATCCTGCACGTGATCCGCTTCCGGGCACGGGACCTGGACCGGGTGATCGACGAGATCAACGGCACCGGCTTCGGGCTGACCTTTGGCATCCACAGCCGCATCGACCGCACGGTGAACCATGTGGTCAGCCGCATGAAGGTGGGCAACGCCTACGCCAACCGCAACATGATCGGCGCCGTGGTGGGTGTGCACCCCTTCGGCGGCGAGGGCCTGTCGGGCACCGGGCCCAAGGCCGGCGGCCCGCACTACCTTTACCGCTTCGCCACCGAGCGGGCGCTGTCCATCGACACCACCGCCGCCGGCGGCAATGCCTCGCTCATGTCGCTGGAGGACGAGGCGCCGGAAGCGCCGCTGATGCTTCCGGAGCCCCAGCGCTACGCCCAGTAG
- the xseA gene encoding exodeoxyribonuclease VII large subunit, giving the protein MDPSPATPISAEVYSVSRLAEEVRLLLDGAFPLLWVEGEISNLARPRSGHVYFTLKDERAQVRCALFRNRAQRLRFQPGHGERVLVRARVSLYVPRGDFQLIVEHMEPAGHGALQRAFEALKARLDAEGLFAVEHKRALPALPRRLGVITSPTGAALRDVLTVLRRRFPALPVLIYPVPVQGEGAAEAIAAAIRRAGERAEVDALLITRGGGSLEDLWAFNEEVVARAIHACPLPVVSAVGHEVDVSIADLVADQRAPTPSAAAELLSPDGEAWARQLEGTAQRLARAQQRRLGDTRQRLETLARRLQAQHPGRRLQERAQRLDEIEQRLAHALRQRLAGAEARLGHAQERLLALSPRQRIARLDEHTLALRRRLAAAVQRDLERRGARLGASARALEAVSPLATLGRGYAIVRRAEDDAILRRAGDVSIGEEVRALLHEGSLRCRVEGHEAASLPRPGDDAPGNG; this is encoded by the coding sequence ATGGACCCCTCTCCCGCCACGCCGATCTCCGCCGAGGTCTACAGCGTCAGCCGCCTCGCCGAGGAGGTGCGTCTGCTGCTGGACGGCGCCTTCCCGCTGCTTTGGGTGGAAGGGGAGATCTCCAATCTCGCCCGGCCGCGCTCGGGGCACGTCTACTTCACCCTGAAGGACGAGCGCGCCCAGGTTCGTTGCGCGCTCTTCCGCAATCGCGCGCAGCGGCTGCGTTTCCAGCCCGGGCACGGTGAGCGGGTGCTGGTCCGGGCACGGGTGTCGCTGTACGTCCCCCGGGGCGATTTCCAGCTCATCGTGGAGCACATGGAGCCCGCCGGGCACGGTGCCCTGCAGCGCGCCTTCGAGGCGCTCAAGGCGCGACTGGATGCCGAGGGCCTGTTCGCCGTCGAGCACAAGCGCGCGCTGCCCGCCCTGCCCCGCCGCCTGGGTGTGATCACTTCCCCCACCGGCGCCGCCCTGCGTGACGTGCTGACGGTCCTCCGCCGACGCTTCCCGGCCTTGCCGGTGCTGATCTATCCGGTGCCGGTGCAGGGCGAGGGGGCAGCCGAGGCCATCGCCGCAGCCATCCGCCGGGCCGGCGAGCGGGCGGAGGTGGACGCCCTGCTGATCACCCGCGGCGGCGGCTCGCTGGAGGATCTCTGGGCCTTCAACGAGGAGGTGGTGGCGCGGGCCATCCACGCCTGCCCGCTGCCCGTGGTGAGCGCCGTGGGCCACGAGGTGGACGTGAGCATCGCCGACCTCGTGGCCGACCAGCGGGCGCCGACGCCATCGGCGGCAGCGGAGCTGCTGAGCCCGGACGGCGAGGCCTGGGCGCGCCAGCTGGAGGGGACGGCGCAGCGCCTCGCCCGCGCCCAGCAACGGCGGCTGGGCGACACCCGGCAACGGCTGGAGACGCTCGCTCGGCGCCTGCAGGCGCAGCACCCGGGCCGCCGCCTGCAGGAGCGCGCCCAGCGTCTCGACGAGATCGAGCAGCGCCTGGCGCACGCCCTGCGCCAACGTCTGGCGGGCGCCGAAGCCCGCCTGGGCCACGCCCAGGAACGCCTGCTGGCGCTGAGTCCCCGGCAGCGCATCGCCCGCCTGGACGAGCACACCCTGGCGCTGCGGCGACGGCTCGCCGCCGCCGTGCAGCGCGACCTGGAGCGCCGCGGCGCCCGGCTCGGGGCCAGCGCCCGCGCACTCGAGGCCGTGAGCCCACTGGCGACGCTGGGCCGCGGCTACGCCATCGTCCGCCGCGCGGAGGACGACGCCATCCTGCGCCGTGCCGGGGACGTAAGCATCGGCGAGGAGGTCCGCGCCCTGCTGCACGAGGGCTCGCTGCGTTGCCGGGTGGAAGGGCACGAGGCCGCAAGCCTGCCGCGCCCGGGGGACGATGCCCCCGGGAACGGGTGA
- the guaB gene encoding IMP dehydrogenase encodes MRIAQEALTFDDVLLLPDYSDVLPRDVALSTQVTRGIELNIPLVSAAMDTVTEARLAIALAEQGGIGVVHKSMSPEQQALEVRRVKKFESGVIKEPITVPPQTSIRDVLALMGQHGISGVPVVEGATLVGIVTSRDLRFETRLDAPVTEAMTGGERLVTVHEGAEREEILTLLHRNRIEKLLVVNDRFELRGMITVKDIQKAKDYPYACKDEYGRLRVGAAVSTGPGTEERVEALVEAGVDMLVVDTAHGHSRGVIDRVRWIKRNHPDLQVVGGNIATADAARALADAGVDGVKVGIGPGSICTTRVVAGVGVPQITAIANVAGELEGTDLPVIADGGIRYSGDMAKAIAAGAHCVMMGSMFAGTEEAPGEVELYQGRSYKSYRGMGSIGAMSGSQGSSDRYFQEDANSVEKLVPEGIEGRVPYKGALGAIVHQLLGGLRASMGYCGCRDIHEFRTRPAFARITNAGVRESHVHDVSITKEAPNYRVD; translated from the coding sequence ATGCGTATCGCCCAGGAAGCGCTCACCTTCGACGACGTTCTGTTACTGCCGGACTACTCCGATGTCCTGCCGCGGGATGTCGCGCTCAGTACTCAGGTCACCCGGGGCATCGAGCTCAACATCCCGCTGGTATCGGCGGCCATGGATACGGTGACCGAGGCGCGGCTCGCCATCGCCCTGGCCGAGCAGGGAGGCATCGGCGTGGTGCACAAGAGCATGTCGCCGGAGCAGCAGGCGCTCGAGGTGCGGCGGGTGAAGAAGTTCGAGAGCGGCGTGATCAAGGAGCCCATTACCGTACCGCCGCAGACCAGCATCCGCGACGTGCTCGCCCTGATGGGCCAGCACGGTATCTCCGGGGTGCCGGTGGTGGAGGGGGCGACCCTGGTGGGCATCGTGACCAGCCGCGACCTGCGCTTCGAGACCCGCCTGGATGCCCCAGTGACCGAGGCGATGACCGGCGGCGAGCGGCTGGTGACCGTGCATGAGGGGGCGGAGCGCGAGGAGATCCTGACGCTCCTGCACCGCAACCGCATCGAGAAGCTGCTGGTGGTCAACGACCGCTTCGAGCTCCGCGGCATGATCACCGTCAAGGACATTCAGAAGGCGAAGGACTACCCGTACGCCTGCAAGGACGAGTACGGACGCCTGCGCGTCGGCGCCGCCGTCTCCACGGGCCCGGGAACCGAGGAGCGGGTGGAGGCGCTGGTGGAGGCCGGCGTCGACATGCTGGTGGTGGATACCGCCCATGGCCACAGCCGCGGGGTGATCGACCGCGTGCGCTGGATCAAGCGCAACCATCCGGATCTGCAGGTGGTCGGCGGCAATATCGCCACCGCGGACGCCGCCCGGGCGCTGGCCGACGCCGGCGTGGACGGCGTCAAGGTGGGCATCGGTCCCGGTTCCATCTGCACTACGCGCGTGGTGGCCGGTGTCGGCGTGCCCCAGATCACCGCCATCGCCAACGTCGCCGGCGAGCTCGAGGGTACGGACCTCCCGGTAATCGCCGACGGCGGCATCCGCTACTCCGGGGACATGGCCAAGGCCATCGCCGCCGGCGCCCACTGCGTGATGATGGGCAGCATGTTCGCTGGTACGGAGGAGGCGCCCGGCGAGGTGGAGCTCTACCAGGGCCGGTCCTACAAATCCTACCGCGGCATGGGCTCCATCGGCGCCATGTCCGGCAGCCAGGGCTCCTCGGACCGCTACTTCCAGGAGGACGCCAACAGCGTCGAGAAGCTGGTGCCCGAGGGCATCGAGGGCCGCGTGCCGTACAAGGGCGCGCTCGGCGCCATCGTCCATCAGCTGCTGGGTGGTCTCCGTGCCAGCATGGGCTACTGC